In Acidobacteriota bacterium, a genomic segment contains:
- a CDS encoding polysaccharide biosynthesis/export family protein encodes MRGLRRSILIPLLLVILSFDSLILSQEKTGASHKEYLIGADDLLQISVFQLPELNTTVRVSGDGYITLPLLGKVKAGGLTVSQLEERIRYLLSRGYVNNPQVTVFVKEYHSARVSIIGAVKNPGVYELIGRRTLLELIAAAGGLTDDAGKTLILIRPSPSGGLKVKVNLKRLIDEGDPSLNYVLSPGDIISIPPDEIIHIYVSGAVNSPGEITFRRSDEPSVLQAIAKAGGLTDKAAKTRIKIIRTTTKGERITIKVNLKDIIKGKKKDIPLLPNDVIIVPESYF; translated from the coding sequence GTGAGAGGGTTAAGGAGATCAATTCTTATACCACTTCTCTTGGTCATCCTTTCCTTCGATTCTCTCATTTTGAGCCAAGAAAAAACCGGAGCAAGTCACAAGGAGTACCTCATCGGCGCTGATGATCTCCTTCAGATCTCCGTCTTTCAACTGCCTGAACTGAACACCACGGTTCGTGTCTCAGGCGATGGCTATATCACCTTACCCCTTTTAGGAAAGGTTAAGGCCGGGGGGCTCACCGTAAGCCAACTTGAAGAAAGAATAAGATATCTCCTTTCCAGGGGATATGTGAACAACCCCCAGGTGACCGTGTTCGTCAAGGAGTACCACAGCGCTCGAGTATCGATAATAGGAGCGGTGAAAAACCCCGGGGTCTATGAGTTGATAGGAAGAAGGACCCTGCTCGAGCTCATCGCCGCTGCCGGGGGGCTTACCGACGATGCGGGGAAAACTCTGATCCTCATAAGACCCTCACCGAGCGGGGGATTAAAGGTGAAAGTCAACCTAAAACGGCTTATAGACGAGGGGGACCCCAGCTTGAATTATGTGCTCAGCCCCGGCGATATCATAAGCATCCCCCCGGATGAGATCATCCATATATATGTCTCTGGCGCGGTAAACTCACCCGGAGAAATAACCTTTAGAAGATCTGACGAGCCCTCCGTGCTCCAAGCAATAGCCAAAGCCGGGGGGCTCACCGACAAAGCGGCAAAAACGAGGATAAAGATAATAAGGACAACGACAAAAGGGGAAAGGATAACCATAAAGGTAAACTTGAAGGACATCATTAAGGGTAAGAAAAAAGACATCCCTCTTTTACCTAACGATGTAATCATTGTCCCGGAAAGTTATTTTTAG
- a CDS encoding polysaccharide biosynthesis tyrosine autokinase: protein MGEPWEESELSIAHLWHTVVKRRKLILTVLLITLCAVALWSFIAKPTYKASVTIKIEPAIPKILSFDEMARIGTRDEEFYQTQYKLLTSRTLAKRVVKRLNLADNPEFNRKVITLNPIALIKGLMGEKLGETDVSERAVSVFLSSLEIKPIKNTQLVKISFISHNPKLSAQVANAIAEEFINWSLESKYIAATRVSSFLRTQIEKLKKEIAEKEKELQKYSGKKEILGLGERENIILQKLADLNIAYTNAQVDRITKEAYYNKVKNASADSIPEVLKNPLIQELKAEYARLEREYSQKSKLYKKNWPGMIQLRSELKKAKERLDTEVRNVVAQVKNSARTEYLAALERERNLKRMLDEQKKKTVTLNLNSIEYNNLKSEVENKRALLASLLKKADETSVSAEIKDLKTSNIWIIDRAEVPKNVYRPNKKINLALGFILGLLLGIGGAFLLESMKNTIDNSDDVAKYLRLPTLGVIPSFEIMGDAKNYPKKPMKGRLISVKREENLYKLSHYHPESIIAEAYKSLRTSLLLLANGEFSKTIMITSTQPGEGKSTVAMNLSIALAQSARRTLLIDSDLRNQKISHIFRTGKMLGLSNFLRGQAEPTKITYKTDIPNLYLIPAGTFSRNASELLDSIKLNKLLESYIGYFDKIILDSPPLIPVADAVILGSKVDKIVIVVLAEDTPRELILKAKEKLLPMRDKVLGVVLNNARLWEKDYYYYKRYYTYYSKGMPKKKVVLKIVSDHKNQEKEVKRKGK, encoded by the coding sequence ATGGGAGAGCCCTGGGAAGAAAGTGAACTGAGCATAGCCCACCTTTGGCATACGGTGGTTAAGAGGAGAAAGCTCATCTTAACCGTTCTCTTAATCACCCTCTGTGCGGTTGCCCTGTGGTCTTTCATCGCAAAGCCCACCTATAAGGCATCGGTTACCATCAAGATCGAGCCAGCGATTCCTAAGATCCTATCCTTCGATGAGATGGCGCGGATAGGAACCAGAGACGAGGAGTTCTATCAAACCCAGTATAAGCTTTTAACCAGCCGTACCTTAGCAAAGAGGGTGGTAAAGAGGCTCAATTTGGCGGATAACCCGGAGTTCAATCGGAAGGTGATCACCTTAAACCCCATCGCTCTGATAAAAGGATTGATGGGGGAGAAGCTCGGAGAGACGGATGTCTCGGAGCGGGCGGTAAGCGTCTTTCTTTCCTCCCTCGAGATAAAGCCGATAAAGAATACCCAACTGGTGAAGATATCGTTCATCTCTCATAACCCCAAGCTCTCTGCTCAGGTGGCGAATGCCATTGCTGAGGAGTTTATAAACTGGAGTCTGGAATCGAAGTACATCGCCGCCACCCGGGTGAGCTCGTTCCTCCGCACCCAAATAGAGAAGTTGAAAAAGGAGATAGCAGAAAAGGAAAAAGAGCTACAGAAATACAGTGGGAAAAAGGAGATACTCGGACTCGGAGAACGGGAGAACATAATCCTCCAGAAGTTGGCTGATCTCAACATCGCCTACACTAACGCTCAGGTGGACCGAATAACCAAGGAGGCTTATTACAACAAGGTGAAAAACGCCTCCGCCGATTCCATCCCTGAGGTGCTCAAGAACCCACTTATCCAAGAGTTGAAGGCGGAATACGCCCGCCTTGAGCGTGAATATTCCCAAAAATCAAAGCTATATAAGAAAAATTGGCCCGGGATGATCCAGCTCAGATCGGAGCTCAAGAAAGCGAAGGAACGGCTGGATACCGAGGTACGGAATGTGGTTGCTCAGGTAAAGAACTCTGCCCGTACCGAATACTTGGCGGCTCTCGAACGAGAGCGTAACTTGAAGAGAATGCTCGATGAACAGAAGAAAAAGACGGTTACTTTGAACCTAAACTCCATTGAGTACAACAACCTGAAGAGCGAGGTGGAGAATAAAAGGGCGCTCCTTGCCTCCCTCCTGAAGAAAGCAGATGAGACAAGTGTCTCTGCCGAGATCAAGGATCTGAAGACGAGCAACATCTGGATCATAGATCGGGCGGAGGTGCCGAAGAATGTATATCGCCCCAACAAGAAGATCAACCTCGCCCTTGGGTTCATTCTGGGACTTCTTCTCGGTATAGGGGGTGCTTTCCTCCTCGAATCGATGAAGAACACCATCGATAACTCCGATGATGTAGCAAAATACCTCCGTCTCCCTACCTTAGGGGTAATTCCTTCCTTCGAGATTATGGGGGATGCAAAAAATTACCCCAAGAAACCGATGAAGGGAAGATTAATATCGGTGAAAAGGGAGGAGAACCTCTACAAATTGAGCCATTATCATCCGGAATCGATAATTGCCGAAGCCTATAAATCGCTCCGTACTTCTCTTCTTCTGTTAGCTAACGGCGAGTTTTCCAAAACGATAATGATAACCAGCACTCAACCAGGAGAGGGGAAATCGACGGTGGCGATGAACCTCTCCATTGCCCTCGCCCAATCGGCGCGAAGAACCCTCCTCATCGACTCTGATCTTAGGAATCAGAAGATCTCCCATATATTCCGCACCGGGAAGATGCTTGGTCTCTCTAATTTTCTCCGAGGACAGGCGGAGCCGACCAAGATCACCTATAAAACCGATATCCCCAATCTATACCTCATCCCTGCTGGCACCTTCTCCAGAAACGCCTCCGAGCTTCTCGATTCCATCAAGCTAAACAAACTCCTCGAATCCTATATCGGCTATTTCGATAAGATAATACTCGATTCTCCCCCTTTAATCCCGGTGGCGGATGCGGTTATTTTGGGGAGCAAGGTGGATAAGATCGTTATCGTTGTCCTCGCCGAGGATACGCCCCGGGAGCTCATACTCAAGGCAAAGGAGAAACTACTCCCAATGCGGGATAAGGTGCTGGGGGTGGTATTGAACAACGCCCGCCTTTGGGAGAAGGATTACTATTACTACAAACGATACTACACCTACTACTCCAAGGGAATGCCGAAGAAGAAGGTGGTGCTGAAGATAGTGAGCGACCACAAAAATCAAGAAAAAGAAGTCAAAAGGAAGGGGAAATAA
- a CDS encoding undecaprenyl/decaprenyl-phosphate alpha-N-acetylglucosaminyl 1-phosphate transferase, giving the protein METLLVVFLLSFVLADCLTPLVRQMGVRLKLYDFPDGRRKIHRKPIPTLGGLSVFTAFYLSFGILFLIKGAKGLIAPLSSAKAVAFFVGGAMVVIVGVHDDLRKLSPTTKLLFQVLIGFLLYAAGYRIAVLSNPLGGEPIHLGIVSPIVTILWIIGIINAFNLIDGIDGLATGIGVFVSLNILILALANGKMIAGIYALALLGSLLGFLRYNFPPAKIFLGDTGSMLIGYVVAITAIQGSHKGSSVVALLSPIIALGLPIVDTLLAIVRRVVKGRSIFSADSDHIHHRLLKLGLTKREAVLIAYIACFVLWFFSLIIILGKSYLNFFILLSTFALALLGINKLGYIKELKLSRHKNGLNRFLTSEKPKESLGKTH; this is encoded by the coding sequence ATGGAAACCCTTTTGGTAGTATTCCTCCTTTCCTTTGTCTTGGCTGATTGTCTCACCCCTCTGGTGAGACAGATGGGGGTGAGGCTGAAACTGTACGATTTTCCTGACGGAAGGAGGAAAATCCACCGCAAACCAATACCCACCTTGGGCGGGCTGTCCGTCTTCACCGCATTTTATCTCTCCTTTGGCATTTTATTCCTTATAAAGGGGGCGAAAGGTCTGATTGCCCCTCTTTCTTCAGCAAAGGCGGTTGCCTTCTTCGTCGGTGGGGCAATGGTGGTAATCGTAGGGGTCCATGACGATCTAAGAAAGCTTTCTCCTACTACTAAGCTCCTCTTTCAGGTGCTTATTGGCTTTCTCCTCTACGCCGCTGGATATCGAATAGCGGTGCTATCCAATCCATTAGGAGGAGAACCGATCCATCTGGGGATAGTCTCTCCCATAGTAACCATCCTCTGGATAATAGGAATAATCAACGCATTCAATCTCATCGATGGTATAGACGGACTTGCTACCGGTATCGGTGTCTTCGTATCCCTCAATATTCTCATCCTCGCCTTAGCCAATGGCAAGATGATAGCCGGGATCTACGCTCTTGCCCTTCTTGGAAGCCTGCTTGGCTTCCTCCGGTACAACTTCCCCCCAGCGAAGATATTCCTCGGGGATACTGGAAGTATGCTCATCGGCTATGTGGTGGCGATAACTGCTATTCAGGGATCGCATAAGGGAAGCTCGGTGGTGGCCTTGCTCTCGCCGATCATCGCCCTCGGACTCCCGATAGTCGACACCCTGCTCGCCATCGTGCGCCGGGTGGTAAAGGGAAGATCCATCTTTTCCGCCGATTCCGATCACATTCATCATCGACTACTTAAGCTTGGCCTCACCAAACGGGAAGCGGTGCTAATCGCCTATATCGCCTGTTTCGTTCTCTGGTTCTTCTCGTTGATCATCATCCTCGGCAAAAGCTACCTCAACTTCTTCATCCTCCTTTCCACCTTTGCCCTCGCTCTCTTAGGGATCAACAAGTTAGGTTATATCAAGGAGCTCAAACTTAGCCGCCACAAAAACGGTTTAAATCGATTTCTTACCTCGGAAAAACCCAAGGAGAGCTTGGGAAAAACGCATTGA
- a CDS encoding tetratricopeptide repeat protein: MMLLGKSYQIQVLGLLLLLIFSTLAFGAVERWAYSISQLLIFSLASLVILRALIKGERITLGGGMGFILLLFSLIPILQLIPLSSSILRNLSPATYQLLHTLERTNAGDFHPISIYPFATEESFFFLLSLFFIFFLFKNSLKDEIKRERFALLLILFISFFSLFAIVEKLTWNGKLYWVRALKEEGDPFGSFVNRNNAVCFLTAGFFLALGYYLEKKNEGKGILLFLLPSMVGGAILYSSSKGGILNFILSLSIFLGLFIRKTRRSWKGFLPTLVLLILFLLLLLSPQKINPVLEKIHLPYLKELTDFTRINLWRDALSIPLDFPLIGTGGGTFSRIFTKYKRVPEELLFEHAENEYLEVAVEGGMLAVTLTFFLFLLFGKRLKENIQKARGSLTFLRLGAVVGVLSLGIHSLFDFALEIPAIAYFAVAVLFFATAPEGERAENRGKRNIPLSIIFISLSLLGIYWGASGVLLTENLKQEELRIAREIHYSPKPPLRERGNSGYLLALADYASSLANERGGQIELTLLEEAVKADPVNFELYLRLGNAYATRGREKEAVASFEKALLLNPRSSRVHYILGMWLIGRDYEEGVKHLREAISLYPKYLELILSYLLAKGIPPERIVDTLPQKKDILIAASNILIKRNEEEASALCLARAIKIVEEKGEKEKAIKYRLRLSRLLTKRGDYAKALAEVEKVLSLNPAEPNAHYQRGIIYLRMRRYQEAVSSFEKAVALSKGNKDFLIGLGIGYYSLKDYHQAEGVFLSAQEMGKRDDPITHLWLARVYLKRGERDKALREYKKLLTLDPGNKEAKKWIARLEKK, from the coding sequence ATGATGCTGCTGGGTAAGTCCTACCAGATCCAGGTTCTGGGGTTACTCCTTCTACTCATCTTCTCTACCTTAGCCTTTGGGGCAGTTGAGCGGTGGGCTTACTCCATCTCCCAACTCCTGATATTTTCCCTCGCCTCTCTCGTCATCCTCCGCGCCCTTATCAAAGGGGAAAGGATAACACTTGGTGGAGGAATGGGCTTCATCCTTCTCCTCTTCTCCCTTATCCCTATTCTTCAGCTCATCCCCCTTTCCTCATCCATCCTACGCAACCTATCGCCAGCCACCTATCAGCTTCTCCATACCTTAGAGAGGACGAACGCTGGGGATTTTCATCCTATAAGCATCTACCCTTTTGCCACTGAGGAGAGCTTCTTTTTCCTGCTTTCACTCTTCTTTATCTTCTTTCTATTTAAAAACAGCTTAAAAGACGAGATCAAGCGAGAGAGGTTTGCCCTTCTCCTCATACTCTTTATCTCATTCTTCTCCCTATTTGCCATCGTGGAAAAGCTAACCTGGAATGGAAAGCTATACTGGGTGAGAGCACTGAAGGAAGAAGGCGATCCTTTTGGATCCTTTGTCAACCGGAATAACGCCGTCTGCTTCCTTACAGCAGGGTTTTTCCTCGCCTTAGGGTATTATCTCGAAAAGAAGAACGAAGGGAAGGGGATTCTTTTATTTCTCCTCCCTTCAATGGTCGGGGGAGCGATCCTTTATTCCTCCTCTAAGGGGGGGATATTGAATTTTATCCTCTCCCTATCGATCTTTTTGGGTCTTTTTATTAGAAAAACCAGAAGGAGTTGGAAAGGTTTCCTTCCCACTTTGGTGCTTTTGATACTTTTCCTCCTCCTTCTTCTCTCTCCCCAGAAGATAAACCCCGTATTGGAGAAAATACACCTACCCTATCTAAAGGAACTTACCGATTTCACCCGGATCAACCTCTGGCGAGATGCTTTATCCATCCCTTTGGATTTCCCCCTAATAGGAACTGGCGGAGGGACATTCTCTCGCATCTTCACCAAGTACAAAAGAGTGCCTGAGGAGCTCCTTTTCGAGCACGCGGAAAACGAGTATTTAGAGGTGGCCGTAGAGGGGGGGATGCTCGCCGTCACCCTAACCTTCTTTCTCTTCCTCCTCTTTGGGAAAAGATTAAAGGAAAACATTCAAAAAGCGAGAGGAAGTTTAACATTTCTCCGTTTGGGCGCAGTGGTGGGGGTTTTATCCCTCGGCATCCACTCACTCTTCGATTTCGCCCTCGAGATACCAGCAATAGCTTATTTTGCGGTGGCCGTTCTCTTCTTCGCCACTGCTCCTGAGGGAGAAAGAGCCGAAAATAGAGGGAAAAGAAACATCCCCCTTTCCATCATTTTCATTTCTCTCTCCCTTCTCGGGATCTACTGGGGGGCAAGCGGTGTTCTATTGACGGAAAACCTCAAACAAGAGGAACTGAGAATAGCGAGAGAGATCCACTATTCGCCAAAGCCTCCTTTAAGGGAGCGGGGAAATTCGGGCTATCTTCTCGCCTTAGCTGATTACGCCTCTTCCCTTGCGAACGAAAGGGGAGGACAAATAGAACTAACGCTCCTTGAGGAAGCGGTGAAAGCAGATCCAGTGAACTTCGAGCTTTACCTTCGTCTGGGAAACGCTTACGCCACCAGGGGAAGAGAAAAGGAAGCAGTCGCTTCATTCGAGAAAGCCCTCCTTCTCAACCCGCGATCCTCAAGGGTCCATTATATCCTCGGTATGTGGCTGATCGGAAGGGACTACGAGGAGGGAGTAAAGCATCTGAGGGAGGCAATTTCGTTATACCCCAAGTATCTCGAACTCATCCTCTCTTATCTCCTGGCTAAGGGTATTCCGCCAGAGAGGATCGTAGATACCCTTCCCCAAAAGAAGGATATCTTGATTGCGGCGAGCAATATCCTGATAAAACGAAACGAGGAGGAGGCATCTGCCTTATGCCTTGCGCGGGCGATAAAGATTGTGGAGGAAAAGGGAGAGAAAGAAAAAGCCATCAAATACCGCTTAAGGCTCTCCCGCCTTCTCACCAAGAGGGGGGACTACGCCAAAGCCTTAGCTGAGGTAGAAAAGGTACTCAGCCTCAACCCAGCCGAACCAAACGCCCACTATCAAAGAGGGATCATCTACCTTCGGATGAGGCGCTATCAAGAGGCGGTTTCCTCCTTCGAAAAAGCGGTTGCCCTGTCTAAAGGTAATAAGGACTTCCTCATCGGGCTCGGCATAGGTTATTATTCACTAAAGGATTATCATCAGGCGGAGGGGGTTTTTCTCTCCGCCCAAGAGATGGGGAAAAGGGATGATCCAATCACTCATCTCTGGCTCGCTCGGGTCTATCTAAAAAGGGGGGAAAGGGATAAAGCCCTTAGAGAATATAAAAAGTTACTCACCCTCGATCCGGGAAACAAAGAGGCTAAGAAGTGGATAGCGAGGCTTGAGAAGAAATGA